Proteins from a genomic interval of Coccinella septempunctata chromosome 2, icCocSept1.1, whole genome shotgun sequence:
- the LOC123306296 gene encoding probable nuclear hormone receptor HR3 isoform X3 — MFDIWNNASTKLEQIQQTQTQLQQPHTSSGSIKAQIEIIPCKVCGDKSSGVHYGVITCEGCKGFFRRSQSSVVNYQCPRNKNCVVDRVNRNRCQYCRLQKCLRLGMSRDAVKFGRMSKKQREKVEDEVRFHRAQMRAQSDSAPDSSVFEQQTPSSSDQLHHSFNGGYSYSNDVSNYTSYYTGAAQVQTSMGYDISADYVDSTTAYDPSPRLDLIDTNSLMHALGNTGNTNTSTSGGSATSNGKHSESLSPSESSSRPFKRLGATSQSDASNHVKQEGEALVPSVYVDSTTFVHSPAGASAAPALPMSVRIQQMMEEDESESIDESLPKPAQMRELILSSIRDAFARSCQYTQEQLQEMFRKPVDHCRLILYKNMTHEEIWVECAQRLTGVVQQIIEFAKLLPGFMKLSQDDQIVLLKAGAFEVALCLMSRYIDLSTNSVLVGDSMLPQDAFFTQDTSELKLVTMVFEVTKSIAELKLTDEELGLFAASVLITPERIGLRGLTEITRVHCAIMKALKSELDNSHCMPIKGDITVFDYLRTKLPALRELNALHMDALLKFRRANPQTEFPALHRELFSDYNDS, encoded by the exons ATGTTCGATATTTGGAACAATGCTAGTACGAAACTGGAGCAAATTCAGCAAACGCAAACGCAGTTACAGCAGCCTCATACTTCCAGTGGATCTATTAAAG CACAAATCGAGATAATACCTTGCAAGGTCTGCGGGGACAAGAGCAGTGGCGTACATTATGGTGTGATAACGTGTGAGGGGTGCAAGGGATTCTTCAGGAGATCTCAAAGTTCAGTGGTGAATTATCAGTGTCCCAGAAATAAGAACTGTGTTGTCGACAGGGTGAACAGGAATAGGTGCCAGTACTGCAGGTTACAGAAATGTCTCCGACTTGGTATGAGCAGAGATG CTGTCAAATTTGGTCGGATGTCGAAAAAGCAGAGGGAGAAGGTAGAAGACGAGGTCAGATTTCACAGAGCCCAAATGCGAGCACAGAGCGACTCAGCGCCAGACAGTTCAGTGTTCGAACAACAAACGCCTTCAAGTAGTGATCAGCTACACCATAGCTTCAATGGAGG atatagCTACAGTAATGACGTGAGCAACTATACATCGTACTATACGGGTGCTGCGCAAGTCCAGACTTCTATGGGCTATGACATATCTGCTGATTACGTAGATAGCACAACAGCCTATGATCCTAGTCCACGCCTTGATCTGATAGATACCAACAGTTTGATGCATGCTCTTGGTAATACAG GCAATACTAATACCAGCACCAGCGGTGGTAGCGCCACTTCCAACGGGAAACACTCGGAGTCCTTGTCCCCCTCCGAGTCGTCGTCCCGTCCTTTCAAGCGTCTAGGAGCGACGTCGCAATCGGACGCGTCGAATCATGTCAAACAGGAGGGGGAGGCCCTCGTGCCGTCCGTTTATGTGGACAGCACCACGTTCGTGCACTCTCCTGCAGGTGCTTCTGCCGCGCCTGCGCTGCCGATGTCTGTTAGAATTCAGCAGATGATGGAGGAGGATGAGTCCGAGTCCATCGATGAATCCTTGCCTA AGCCGGCACAAATGAGAGAACTAATCCTATCGTCCATAAGGGACGCCTTCGCCCGATCCTGTCAGTACACGCAAGAACAGCTCCAGGAGATGTTCCGAAAACCCGTCGACCACTGCAGACTCATCCTTTACAAGAACATGACCCACGAGGAGATTTGGGTAGAGTGCGCACAGAGACTTACCGGAGTCGTTCAGCAGATAATCGAATTCGCTAAACTGCTACCCGGTTTCATGAAACTGTCGCAGGACGACCAGATTGTCCTCCTCAAAGCAG GAGCCTTTGAGGTAGCCTTGTGCCTGATGTCGCGATACATCGACCTCTCTACCAACTCCGTCTTAGTAGGAGACTCGATGCTTCCTCAAGACGCCTTCTTCACGCAAGACACCTCGGAACTGAAGCTGGTCACCATGGTCTTCGAGGTGACCAAGAGCATAGCCGAACTGAAACTGACTGACGAGGAGCTAGGACTTTTCGCCGCGAGCGTCCTCATAACACCAG AACGGATCGGTCTACGGGGACTCACCGAGATCACCAGAGTGCACTGCGCCATCATGAAAGCTTTAAAATCGGAGTTGGACAATTCCCACTGCATGCCAATCAAGGGAGATATCACCGTTTTCGACTACCTGCGCACGAAACTACCTGCACTGAG GGAACTGAACGCGCTCCACATGGACGCCCTGTTGAAGTTCAGGAGAGCAAATCCTCAAACTGAATTCCCAGCTTTACACAGGGAACTTTTCAGCGACTACAACGACAGTTGA
- the LOC123306296 gene encoding probable nuclear hormone receptor HR3 isoform X9 yields MFDIWNNASTKLEQIQQTQTQLQQPHTSSGSIKAQIEIIPCKVCGDKSSGVHYGVITCEGCKGFFRRSQSSVVNYQCPRNKNCVVDRVNRNRCQYCRLQKCLRLGMSRDAVKFGRMSKKQREKVEDEVRFHRAQMRAQSDSAPDSSVFEQQTPSSSDQLHHSFNGGYSYSNDVSNYTSYYTGAAQVQTSMGYDISADYVDSTTAYDPSPRLDLIDTNSLMHALGNTEPAQMRELILSSIRDAFARSCQYTQEQLQEMFRKPVDHCRLILYKNMTHEEIWVECAQRLTGVVQQIIEFAKLLPGFMKLSQDDQIVLLKAGAFEVALCLMSRYIDLSTNSVLVGDSMLPQDAFFTQDTSELKLVTMVFEVTKSIAELKLTDEELGLFAASVLITPERIGLRGLTEITRVHCAIMKALKSELDNSHCMPIKGDITVFDYLRTKLPALRELNALHMDALLKFRRANPQTEFPALHRELFSDYNDS; encoded by the exons ATGTTCGATATTTGGAACAATGCTAGTACGAAACTGGAGCAAATTCAGCAAACGCAAACGCAGTTACAGCAGCCTCATACTTCCAGTGGATCTATTAAAG CACAAATCGAGATAATACCTTGCAAGGTCTGCGGGGACAAGAGCAGTGGCGTACATTATGGTGTGATAACGTGTGAGGGGTGCAAGGGATTCTTCAGGAGATCTCAAAGTTCAGTGGTGAATTATCAGTGTCCCAGAAATAAGAACTGTGTTGTCGACAGGGTGAACAGGAATAGGTGCCAGTACTGCAGGTTACAGAAATGTCTCCGACTTGGTATGAGCAGAGATG CTGTCAAATTTGGTCGGATGTCGAAAAAGCAGAGGGAGAAGGTAGAAGACGAGGTCAGATTTCACAGAGCCCAAATGCGAGCACAGAGCGACTCAGCGCCAGACAGTTCAGTGTTCGAACAACAAACGCCTTCAAGTAGTGATCAGCTACACCATAGCTTCAATGGAGG atatagCTACAGTAATGACGTGAGCAACTATACATCGTACTATACGGGTGCTGCGCAAGTCCAGACTTCTATGGGCTATGACATATCTGCTGATTACGTAGATAGCACAACAGCCTATGATCCTAGTCCACGCCTTGATCTGATAGATACCAACAGTTTGATGCATGCTCTTGGTAATACAG AGCCGGCACAAATGAGAGAACTAATCCTATCGTCCATAAGGGACGCCTTCGCCCGATCCTGTCAGTACACGCAAGAACAGCTCCAGGAGATGTTCCGAAAACCCGTCGACCACTGCAGACTCATCCTTTACAAGAACATGACCCACGAGGAGATTTGGGTAGAGTGCGCACAGAGACTTACCGGAGTCGTTCAGCAGATAATCGAATTCGCTAAACTGCTACCCGGTTTCATGAAACTGTCGCAGGACGACCAGATTGTCCTCCTCAAAGCAG GAGCCTTTGAGGTAGCCTTGTGCCTGATGTCGCGATACATCGACCTCTCTACCAACTCCGTCTTAGTAGGAGACTCGATGCTTCCTCAAGACGCCTTCTTCACGCAAGACACCTCGGAACTGAAGCTGGTCACCATGGTCTTCGAGGTGACCAAGAGCATAGCCGAACTGAAACTGACTGACGAGGAGCTAGGACTTTTCGCCGCGAGCGTCCTCATAACACCAG AACGGATCGGTCTACGGGGACTCACCGAGATCACCAGAGTGCACTGCGCCATCATGAAAGCTTTAAAATCGGAGTTGGACAATTCCCACTGCATGCCAATCAAGGGAGATATCACCGTTTTCGACTACCTGCGCACGAAACTACCTGCACTGAG GGAACTGAACGCGCTCCACATGGACGCCCTGTTGAAGTTCAGGAGAGCAAATCCTCAAACTGAATTCCCAGCTTTACACAGGGAACTTTTCAGCGACTACAACGACAGTTGA
- the LOC123306296 gene encoding probable nuclear hormone receptor HR3 isoform X2, with translation MDKYLFSGNHQGGGAGSTWPSVDNSLPVQTGAGTITSTERDFEGLRIGEREERRSVNSIRAQIEIIPCKVCGDKSSGVHYGVITCEGCKGFFRRSQSSVVNYQCPRNKNCVVDRVNRNRCQYCRLQKCLRLGMSRDAVKFGRMSKKQREKVEDEVRFHRAQMRAQSDSAPDSSVFEQQTPSSSDQLHHSFNGGYSYSNDVSNYTSYYTGAAQVQTSMGYDISADYVDSTTAYDPSPRLDLIDTNSLMHALGNTGNTNTSTSGGSATSNGKHSESLSPSESSSRPFKRLGATSQSDASNHVKQEGEALVPSVYVDSTTFVHSPAGASAAPALPMSVRIQQMMEEDESESIDESLPKPAQMRELILSSIRDAFARSCQYTQEQLQEMFRKPVDHCRLILYKNMTHEEIWVECAQRLTGVVQQIIEFAKLLPGFMKLSQDDQIVLLKAGAFEVALCLMSRYIDLSTNSVLVGDSMLPQDAFFTQDTSELKLVTMVFEVTKSIAELKLTDEELGLFAASVLITPERIGLRGLTEITRVHCAIMKALKSELDNSHCMPIKGDITVFDYLRTKLPALRELNALHMDALLKFRRANPQTEFPALHRELFSDYNDS, from the exons ATGGACAAATATCTGTTTTCCGGCAACCATCAGGGTGGCGGCGCAGGCTCGACGTGGCCGAGCGTCGATAACAGTTTGCCGGTTCAAACCGGCGCCGGGACCATAACATCGACTGAGCGAGATTTCGAAGGTTTGAGGATTGGAGAAAGGGAAGAAAGAAGATCTGTCAATTCCATACGAG CACAAATCGAGATAATACCTTGCAAGGTCTGCGGGGACAAGAGCAGTGGCGTACATTATGGTGTGATAACGTGTGAGGGGTGCAAGGGATTCTTCAGGAGATCTCAAAGTTCAGTGGTGAATTATCAGTGTCCCAGAAATAAGAACTGTGTTGTCGACAGGGTGAACAGGAATAGGTGCCAGTACTGCAGGTTACAGAAATGTCTCCGACTTGGTATGAGCAGAGATG CTGTCAAATTTGGTCGGATGTCGAAAAAGCAGAGGGAGAAGGTAGAAGACGAGGTCAGATTTCACAGAGCCCAAATGCGAGCACAGAGCGACTCAGCGCCAGACAGTTCAGTGTTCGAACAACAAACGCCTTCAAGTAGTGATCAGCTACACCATAGCTTCAATGGAGG atatagCTACAGTAATGACGTGAGCAACTATACATCGTACTATACGGGTGCTGCGCAAGTCCAGACTTCTATGGGCTATGACATATCTGCTGATTACGTAGATAGCACAACAGCCTATGATCCTAGTCCACGCCTTGATCTGATAGATACCAACAGTTTGATGCATGCTCTTGGTAATACAG GCAATACTAATACCAGCACCAGCGGTGGTAGCGCCACTTCCAACGGGAAACACTCGGAGTCCTTGTCCCCCTCCGAGTCGTCGTCCCGTCCTTTCAAGCGTCTAGGAGCGACGTCGCAATCGGACGCGTCGAATCATGTCAAACAGGAGGGGGAGGCCCTCGTGCCGTCCGTTTATGTGGACAGCACCACGTTCGTGCACTCTCCTGCAGGTGCTTCTGCCGCGCCTGCGCTGCCGATGTCTGTTAGAATTCAGCAGATGATGGAGGAGGATGAGTCCGAGTCCATCGATGAATCCTTGCCTA AGCCGGCACAAATGAGAGAACTAATCCTATCGTCCATAAGGGACGCCTTCGCCCGATCCTGTCAGTACACGCAAGAACAGCTCCAGGAGATGTTCCGAAAACCCGTCGACCACTGCAGACTCATCCTTTACAAGAACATGACCCACGAGGAGATTTGGGTAGAGTGCGCACAGAGACTTACCGGAGTCGTTCAGCAGATAATCGAATTCGCTAAACTGCTACCCGGTTTCATGAAACTGTCGCAGGACGACCAGATTGTCCTCCTCAAAGCAG GAGCCTTTGAGGTAGCCTTGTGCCTGATGTCGCGATACATCGACCTCTCTACCAACTCCGTCTTAGTAGGAGACTCGATGCTTCCTCAAGACGCCTTCTTCACGCAAGACACCTCGGAACTGAAGCTGGTCACCATGGTCTTCGAGGTGACCAAGAGCATAGCCGAACTGAAACTGACTGACGAGGAGCTAGGACTTTTCGCCGCGAGCGTCCTCATAACACCAG AACGGATCGGTCTACGGGGACTCACCGAGATCACCAGAGTGCACTGCGCCATCATGAAAGCTTTAAAATCGGAGTTGGACAATTCCCACTGCATGCCAATCAAGGGAGATATCACCGTTTTCGACTACCTGCGCACGAAACTACCTGCACTGAG GGAACTGAACGCGCTCCACATGGACGCCCTGTTGAAGTTCAGGAGAGCAAATCCTCAAACTGAATTCCCAGCTTTACACAGGGAACTTTTCAGCGACTACAACGACAGTTGA
- the LOC123306296 gene encoding probable nuclear hormone receptor HR3 isoform X8: MDKYLFSGNHQGGGAGSTWPSVDNSLPVQTGAGTITSTERDFEGLRIGEREERRSVNSIRAQIEIIPCKVCGDKSSGVHYGVITCEGCKGFFRRSQSSVVNYQCPRNKNCVVDRVNRNRCQYCRLQKCLRLGMSRDAVKFGRMSKKQREKVEDEVRFHRAQMRAQSDSAPDSSVFEQQTPSSSDQLHHSFNGGYSYSNDVSNYTSYYTGAAQVQTSMGYDISADYVDSTTAYDPSPRLDLIDTNSLMHALGNTEPAQMRELILSSIRDAFARSCQYTQEQLQEMFRKPVDHCRLILYKNMTHEEIWVECAQRLTGVVQQIIEFAKLLPGFMKLSQDDQIVLLKAGAFEVALCLMSRYIDLSTNSVLVGDSMLPQDAFFTQDTSELKLVTMVFEVTKSIAELKLTDEELGLFAASVLITPERIGLRGLTEITRVHCAIMKALKSELDNSHCMPIKGDITVFDYLRTKLPALRELNALHMDALLKFRRANPQTEFPALHRELFSDYNDS, from the exons ATGGACAAATATCTGTTTTCCGGCAACCATCAGGGTGGCGGCGCAGGCTCGACGTGGCCGAGCGTCGATAACAGTTTGCCGGTTCAAACCGGCGCCGGGACCATAACATCGACTGAGCGAGATTTCGAAGGTTTGAGGATTGGAGAAAGGGAAGAAAGAAGATCTGTCAATTCCATACGAG CACAAATCGAGATAATACCTTGCAAGGTCTGCGGGGACAAGAGCAGTGGCGTACATTATGGTGTGATAACGTGTGAGGGGTGCAAGGGATTCTTCAGGAGATCTCAAAGTTCAGTGGTGAATTATCAGTGTCCCAGAAATAAGAACTGTGTTGTCGACAGGGTGAACAGGAATAGGTGCCAGTACTGCAGGTTACAGAAATGTCTCCGACTTGGTATGAGCAGAGATG CTGTCAAATTTGGTCGGATGTCGAAAAAGCAGAGGGAGAAGGTAGAAGACGAGGTCAGATTTCACAGAGCCCAAATGCGAGCACAGAGCGACTCAGCGCCAGACAGTTCAGTGTTCGAACAACAAACGCCTTCAAGTAGTGATCAGCTACACCATAGCTTCAATGGAGG atatagCTACAGTAATGACGTGAGCAACTATACATCGTACTATACGGGTGCTGCGCAAGTCCAGACTTCTATGGGCTATGACATATCTGCTGATTACGTAGATAGCACAACAGCCTATGATCCTAGTCCACGCCTTGATCTGATAGATACCAACAGTTTGATGCATGCTCTTGGTAATACAG AGCCGGCACAAATGAGAGAACTAATCCTATCGTCCATAAGGGACGCCTTCGCCCGATCCTGTCAGTACACGCAAGAACAGCTCCAGGAGATGTTCCGAAAACCCGTCGACCACTGCAGACTCATCCTTTACAAGAACATGACCCACGAGGAGATTTGGGTAGAGTGCGCACAGAGACTTACCGGAGTCGTTCAGCAGATAATCGAATTCGCTAAACTGCTACCCGGTTTCATGAAACTGTCGCAGGACGACCAGATTGTCCTCCTCAAAGCAG GAGCCTTTGAGGTAGCCTTGTGCCTGATGTCGCGATACATCGACCTCTCTACCAACTCCGTCTTAGTAGGAGACTCGATGCTTCCTCAAGACGCCTTCTTCACGCAAGACACCTCGGAACTGAAGCTGGTCACCATGGTCTTCGAGGTGACCAAGAGCATAGCCGAACTGAAACTGACTGACGAGGAGCTAGGACTTTTCGCCGCGAGCGTCCTCATAACACCAG AACGGATCGGTCTACGGGGACTCACCGAGATCACCAGAGTGCACTGCGCCATCATGAAAGCTTTAAAATCGGAGTTGGACAATTCCCACTGCATGCCAATCAAGGGAGATATCACCGTTTTCGACTACCTGCGCACGAAACTACCTGCACTGAG GGAACTGAACGCGCTCCACATGGACGCCCTGTTGAAGTTCAGGAGAGCAAATCCTCAAACTGAATTCCCAGCTTTACACAGGGAACTTTTCAGCGACTACAACGACAGTTGA
- the LOC123306296 gene encoding probable nuclear hormone receptor HR3 isoform X6, which produces MDFVATALRIGEIGGKKIDDFPRERSSSSSVAATDFTDSTLIEFASLQIDDSEDEGPVSSRRAQIEIIPCKVCGDKSSGVHYGVITCEGCKGFFRRSQSSVVNYQCPRNKNCVVDRVNRNRCQYCRLQKCLRLGMSRDAVKFGRMSKKQREKVEDEVRFHRAQMRAQSDSAPDSSVFEQQTPSSSDQLHHSFNGGYSYSNDVSNYTSYYTGAAQVQTSMGYDISADYVDSTTAYDPSPRLDLIDTNSLMHALGNTGELKPAQMRELILSSIRDAFARSCQYTQEQLQEMFRKPVDHCRLILYKNMTHEEIWVECAQRLTGVVQQIIEFAKLLPGFMKLSQDDQIVLLKAGAFEVALCLMSRYIDLSTNSVLVGDSMLPQDAFFTQDTSELKLVTMVFEVTKSIAELKLTDEELGLFAASVLITPERIGLRGLTEITRVHCAIMKALKSELDNSHCMPIKGDITVFDYLRTKLPALRELNALHMDALLKFRRANPQTEFPALHRELFSDYNDS; this is translated from the exons ATGGATTTTGTTGCGACGGCTCTGCGGATCGGAGAAATTGGCGGTAAAAAGATCGACGATTTTCCGAGAGAAAGGTCCTCGTCGTCGAGCGTCGCGGCGACCGATTTTACGGATTCTACGTTGATAGAATTCGCGAGCTTGCAGATCGATGATAGCGAGGACGAAGGACCTGTTAGTTCGAGGCGAG CACAAATCGAGATAATACCTTGCAAGGTCTGCGGGGACAAGAGCAGTGGCGTACATTATGGTGTGATAACGTGTGAGGGGTGCAAGGGATTCTTCAGGAGATCTCAAAGTTCAGTGGTGAATTATCAGTGTCCCAGAAATAAGAACTGTGTTGTCGACAGGGTGAACAGGAATAGGTGCCAGTACTGCAGGTTACAGAAATGTCTCCGACTTGGTATGAGCAGAGATG CTGTCAAATTTGGTCGGATGTCGAAAAAGCAGAGGGAGAAGGTAGAAGACGAGGTCAGATTTCACAGAGCCCAAATGCGAGCACAGAGCGACTCAGCGCCAGACAGTTCAGTGTTCGAACAACAAACGCCTTCAAGTAGTGATCAGCTACACCATAGCTTCAATGGAGG atatagCTACAGTAATGACGTGAGCAACTATACATCGTACTATACGGGTGCTGCGCAAGTCCAGACTTCTATGGGCTATGACATATCTGCTGATTACGTAGATAGCACAACAGCCTATGATCCTAGTCCACGCCTTGATCTGATAGATACCAACAGTTTGATGCATGCTCTTGGTAATACAGGTGAGTTAA AGCCGGCACAAATGAGAGAACTAATCCTATCGTCCATAAGGGACGCCTTCGCCCGATCCTGTCAGTACACGCAAGAACAGCTCCAGGAGATGTTCCGAAAACCCGTCGACCACTGCAGACTCATCCTTTACAAGAACATGACCCACGAGGAGATTTGGGTAGAGTGCGCACAGAGACTTACCGGAGTCGTTCAGCAGATAATCGAATTCGCTAAACTGCTACCCGGTTTCATGAAACTGTCGCAGGACGACCAGATTGTCCTCCTCAAAGCAG GAGCCTTTGAGGTAGCCTTGTGCCTGATGTCGCGATACATCGACCTCTCTACCAACTCCGTCTTAGTAGGAGACTCGATGCTTCCTCAAGACGCCTTCTTCACGCAAGACACCTCGGAACTGAAGCTGGTCACCATGGTCTTCGAGGTGACCAAGAGCATAGCCGAACTGAAACTGACTGACGAGGAGCTAGGACTTTTCGCCGCGAGCGTCCTCATAACACCAG AACGGATCGGTCTACGGGGACTCACCGAGATCACCAGAGTGCACTGCGCCATCATGAAAGCTTTAAAATCGGAGTTGGACAATTCCCACTGCATGCCAATCAAGGGAGATATCACCGTTTTCGACTACCTGCGCACGAAACTACCTGCACTGAG GGAACTGAACGCGCTCCACATGGACGCCCTGTTGAAGTTCAGGAGAGCAAATCCTCAAACTGAATTCCCAGCTTTACACAGGGAACTTTTCAGCGACTACAACGACAGTTGA
- the LOC123306296 gene encoding probable nuclear hormone receptor HR3 isoform X7, giving the protein MDFVATALRIGEIGGKKIDDFPRERSSSSSVAATDFTDSTLIEFASLQIDDSEDEGPVSSRRAQIEIIPCKVCGDKSSGVHYGVITCEGCKGFFRRSQSSVVNYQCPRNKNCVVDRVNRNRCQYCRLQKCLRLGMSRDAVKFGRMSKKQREKVEDEVRFHRAQMRAQSDSAPDSSVFEQQTPSSSDQLHHSFNGGYSYSNDVSNYTSYYTGAAQVQTSMGYDISADYVDSTTAYDPSPRLDLIDTNSLMHALGNTEPAQMRELILSSIRDAFARSCQYTQEQLQEMFRKPVDHCRLILYKNMTHEEIWVECAQRLTGVVQQIIEFAKLLPGFMKLSQDDQIVLLKAGAFEVALCLMSRYIDLSTNSVLVGDSMLPQDAFFTQDTSELKLVTMVFEVTKSIAELKLTDEELGLFAASVLITPERIGLRGLTEITRVHCAIMKALKSELDNSHCMPIKGDITVFDYLRTKLPALRELNALHMDALLKFRRANPQTEFPALHRELFSDYNDS; this is encoded by the exons ATGGATTTTGTTGCGACGGCTCTGCGGATCGGAGAAATTGGCGGTAAAAAGATCGACGATTTTCCGAGAGAAAGGTCCTCGTCGTCGAGCGTCGCGGCGACCGATTTTACGGATTCTACGTTGATAGAATTCGCGAGCTTGCAGATCGATGATAGCGAGGACGAAGGACCTGTTAGTTCGAGGCGAG CACAAATCGAGATAATACCTTGCAAGGTCTGCGGGGACAAGAGCAGTGGCGTACATTATGGTGTGATAACGTGTGAGGGGTGCAAGGGATTCTTCAGGAGATCTCAAAGTTCAGTGGTGAATTATCAGTGTCCCAGAAATAAGAACTGTGTTGTCGACAGGGTGAACAGGAATAGGTGCCAGTACTGCAGGTTACAGAAATGTCTCCGACTTGGTATGAGCAGAGATG CTGTCAAATTTGGTCGGATGTCGAAAAAGCAGAGGGAGAAGGTAGAAGACGAGGTCAGATTTCACAGAGCCCAAATGCGAGCACAGAGCGACTCAGCGCCAGACAGTTCAGTGTTCGAACAACAAACGCCTTCAAGTAGTGATCAGCTACACCATAGCTTCAATGGAGG atatagCTACAGTAATGACGTGAGCAACTATACATCGTACTATACGGGTGCTGCGCAAGTCCAGACTTCTATGGGCTATGACATATCTGCTGATTACGTAGATAGCACAACAGCCTATGATCCTAGTCCACGCCTTGATCTGATAGATACCAACAGTTTGATGCATGCTCTTGGTAATACAG AGCCGGCACAAATGAGAGAACTAATCCTATCGTCCATAAGGGACGCCTTCGCCCGATCCTGTCAGTACACGCAAGAACAGCTCCAGGAGATGTTCCGAAAACCCGTCGACCACTGCAGACTCATCCTTTACAAGAACATGACCCACGAGGAGATTTGGGTAGAGTGCGCACAGAGACTTACCGGAGTCGTTCAGCAGATAATCGAATTCGCTAAACTGCTACCCGGTTTCATGAAACTGTCGCAGGACGACCAGATTGTCCTCCTCAAAGCAG GAGCCTTTGAGGTAGCCTTGTGCCTGATGTCGCGATACATCGACCTCTCTACCAACTCCGTCTTAGTAGGAGACTCGATGCTTCCTCAAGACGCCTTCTTCACGCAAGACACCTCGGAACTGAAGCTGGTCACCATGGTCTTCGAGGTGACCAAGAGCATAGCCGAACTGAAACTGACTGACGAGGAGCTAGGACTTTTCGCCGCGAGCGTCCTCATAACACCAG AACGGATCGGTCTACGGGGACTCACCGAGATCACCAGAGTGCACTGCGCCATCATGAAAGCTTTAAAATCGGAGTTGGACAATTCCCACTGCATGCCAATCAAGGGAGATATCACCGTTTTCGACTACCTGCGCACGAAACTACCTGCACTGAG GGAACTGAACGCGCTCCACATGGACGCCCTGTTGAAGTTCAGGAGAGCAAATCCTCAAACTGAATTCCCAGCTTTACACAGGGAACTTTTCAGCGACTACAACGACAGTTGA